ACCCAGCCGCGGCGGCGGTGGTGGCTGGGGTTGGTGGTCGCGTCGCTCTACGGCATGGCCGACGAGTTTCGGCAGAGCTTCACGCCCGGCCGCTCGGTGGAGGTGGCGGATTGGGTGGCCGATACGCTGGGTGCGGCGGTTGCCGTGACGGTCTATGCGCGGTGGACGTTTTACCGCCAAGTGCTGGAGCGAAATCTTGGCGGTGGAGCGCGACTGCCGGTTGCCAAGCCGGAATCGGTGGTGCCAGATAGCGCGCAATGAACCCTGCGGACGCGGCCCAAC
This portion of the Actomonas aquatica genome encodes:
- a CDS encoding VanZ family protein, coding for MAGLETDTDKRGHWGWPVALAVMVFFASGRGSVAAPDIVNIDKLTHFAVFGLLATLVARTQPRRRWWLGLVVASLYGMADEFRQSFTPGRSVEVADWVADTLGAAVAVTVYARWTFYRQVLERNLGGGARLPVAKPESVVPDSAQ